A single window of Pristis pectinata isolate sPriPec2 chromosome 8, sPriPec2.1.pri, whole genome shotgun sequence DNA harbors:
- the LOC127573458 gene encoding gap junction beta-1 protein-like has translation MNWPVFYTVLVGVNKHSTGIGRIWLSVLFIFRIMVLVVAAESVWGDEKTGFTCNTQQPGCNSVCYDQFFPISHIRLWALQLILVSTPALLVAMHVAHKHHVEKKIFRIKQLTGEVGEMDIEKVTKRRMHITGSLWWTYVISIIFRVIFEVAFLYIFYLIYPGFRMIRLVKCDAYPCPNTVDCFVSRPTEKTIFTIFMLVVSGVCVLLNMAEVGYLIIKACVRLCQNKERRSSKSAFYGHA, from the coding sequence ATGAACTGGCCAGTTTTCTACACTGTCCTAGTAGGGGTGAACAAACACTCGACCGGCATCGGGCGGATCTGGCTGTCTGTCCTCTTCATTTTTAGGATCATGGTGCTGGTGGTGGCTGCAGAAAGCGTCTGGGGCGATGAAAAGACTGGCTTCACCTGCAACACTCAGCAGCCGGGTTGCAACAGTGTGTGCTATGATCAGTTTTTCCCTATCTCCCACATCAGACTATGGGCCCTGCAGCTGATATTGGTGTCCACTCCCGCCCTACTAGTGGCCATGCACGTTGCCCACAAACACCATGTGGAGAAGAAGATCTTCCGGATCAAGCAGCTCACGGGAGAAGTCGGGGAAATGGACATTGAGAAAGTGACTAAGCGCAGAATGCACATCACTGGGTCTCTCTGGTGGACCTACGTCATCAGTATCATCTTCAGGGTGATTTTCGAAGTTGCCTTCTTATACATCTTCTACTTAATCTACCCGGGCTTCAGGATGATCCGCTTGGTCAAATGCGATGCCTACCCTTGCCCCAACACGGTGGATTGCTTTGTGTCCAGGCCCACCGAGAAGACGATCTTCACCATCTTCATGCTGGTGGTGTCGGGCGTTTGCGTGCTGCTGAACATGGCAGAGGTGGGCTACTTGATCATCAAGGCTTGTGTGAGACTGTGTCAGAACAAAGAAAGGAGATCCAGTAAAAGTGCATTTTACGGGC